From Elephas maximus indicus isolate mEleMax1 chromosome 1, mEleMax1 primary haplotype, whole genome shotgun sequence, a single genomic window includes:
- the LOC126070552 gene encoding tubulin beta-2A chain, producing MREIVHIQAGQCGNQIGAKFWEVISDEHGIDPTGSYHGDSDLQLERINVYYNEAAGNKYVPRAILVDLEPGTMDSVRSGPFGQIFRPDNFVFGQSGAGNNWAKGHYTEGAELVDSVLDVVRKESESCDCLQGFQLTHSLGGGTGSGMGTLLISKIREEYPDRIMNTFSVMPSPKVSDTVVEPYNATLSVHQLVENTDETYSIDNEALYDICFRTLKLTTPTYGDLNHLVSATMSGVTTCLRFPGQLNADLRKLAVNMVPFPRLHFFMPGFAPLTSRGSQQYRALTVPELTQQMFDSKNMMAACDPRHGRYLTVAAIFRGRMSMKEVDEQMLNVQNKNSSYFVEWIPNNVKTAVCDIPPRGLKMSATFIGNSTAIQELFKRISEQFTAMFRRKAFLHWYTGEGMDEMEFTEAESNMNDLVSEYQQYQDATADEQGEFEEEEGEDEA from the exons ATGCGTGAAATCGTGCACATCCAGGCGGGCCAGTGCGGCAACCAGATCGGCGCCAAG ttttgggAGGTCATCAGTGATGAGCATGGTATCGACCCCACTGGCAGTTACCATGGCGACAGTGACTTGCAGCTGGAGAGAATCAATGTCTACTACAATGAAGCTGCtg GTAACAAATACGTACCTCGGGCCATCCTGGTGGATCTGGAGCCTGGCACCATGGACTCAGTCAGGTCTGGGCCATTTGGCCAGATCTTCAGGCCAGACAACTTCGTCTTTG GCCAGAGTGGTGCCGGCAATAACTGGGCAAAGGGCCACTACACAGAGGGAGCAGAGCTGGTGGACTCCGTGCTGGATGTGGTGAGGAAGGAGTCTGAGAGCTGTGACTGTCTCCAGGGCTTCCAGCTGACCCACTCGCTGGGGGGTGGCACGGGGTCCGGGATGGGCACGCTGCTCATCAGCAAGATCAGGGAGGAGTACCCCGACCGCATCATGAACACCTTCAGCGTTATGCCTTCTCCCAAGGTGTCAGACACCGTGGTGGAACCCTACAATGCCACCCTCTCTGTCCACCAGCTGGTGGAGAACACCGATGAAACCTACTCTATCGACAATGAGGCCCTGTATGATATATGTTTCCGCACCCTGAAACTGACCACCCCCACATATGGGGACCTCAACCACCTGGTGTCGGCCACCATGAGCGGGGTCACCACCTGCCTGCGTTTCCCAGGCCAGCTGAATGCAGACCTCCGCAAACTGGCCGTGAATATGGTGCCCTTCCCCCGGCTGCACTTCTTCATGCCCGGCTTTGCCCCCCTGACCAGCCGGGGCAGCCAGCAGTACCGGGCCCTGACCGTTCCTGAGCTCACCCAGCAGATGTTCGACTCCAAGAACATGATGGCTGCCTGCGACCCCCGCCATGGCCGCTACCTGACGGTGGCCGCCATCTTCCGGGGCCGCATGTCCATGAAGGAGGTGGACGAGCAGATGCTCAACGTGCAGAACAAGAACAGCAGCTACTTCGTGGAGTGGATCCCCAACAACGTGAAGACGGCCGTGTGCGACATCCCACCCCGCGGCCTCAAGATGTCCGCCACCTTCATCGGCAACAGCACGGCCATCCAGGAGCTGTTCAAGCGCATCTCCGAGCAGTTCACCGCCATGTTCCGGCGCAAGGCCTTCCTGCACTGGTACACGGGCGAGGGCATGGATGAGATGGAGTTCACCGAGGCCGAGAGCAACATGAACGACCTGGTGTCCGAGTACCAGCAGTACCAGGACGCCACGGCCGACGAGCAAGGGGAGTTCGAAGAGGAGGAGGGCGAGGATGAGGCTTAA